The window GCGCAGGTCGGCGTAGGTCTCGCCGACAAGCGCGATGCGGCCGACCGGCGCCTCCGCGAAGCCGCGACGGCCGAGCGCCAGCCCGCAGACCCATTCGGCGCCGGCGCGGGTCTTGCCCGCGCCCCGGCCGCCCAGCATCAGCCAGGTCGTCCACCCGCCCGGCGGCGGCAACTGATCGCGCCGCGCCCACAGGCCCCAGAAGGCCGTCAGCGCCCGCGTCTCGTCAGCCGTCAACGCCGCCAGAAAGCGGTCCTTCGTCTTCGGCCCGCAGGCGAGCCAGTCGGCGCGCAAGCTCGTCGCGGAGGGCGTCGAGATCGACGGGCGCTTCATTCTCGTCCCCCCGTCCGCCGGCGCGCGTCTCGTCGCGATCGAGCGCGGCCAGATCCTTCAGCGTGCGCACCAGCGCGCCGAGCGTCTTGGCCGCCCGTTCCGCCTCGTCGAGCCCGCTCCCGCCGGACCCGGCGAGCAGCGGTTCGATGGCGGCGAGCCGTTCGTCGACCCGCAGCCGCAGACGGCGCACGGTCTCCAGCCGATCGACCGCCGGCCGGGTCCACCCCTCGCGCGCCGCCATGCGGCACAGCGCCGGCCGGGACACGCCGATCCGCTGAGCGATCTCCGCCTGGGTCAGGCTCGTGGTCTCGATCAGCCGCCGCGCCTCCGCGATGGTCTCGGCGGACGCGCGCGGCTTCGGCCCGGCTTTGGGAGTGTTGTCGGACACATGGTTCTGCAGTGGGCGGGATTATCCGGGATTAGGCGGGCAAAGGCGGCAATCGCCTCAGTCCTGAGGGGCCATACGGCCGAAACCGATGTCTGGCGGCCGATGGTGCTTAGACACTTGGTTCTGCACGGCGGGCGGTCGCGGACACTTGAAACTGCAAACGGCCCCGGGACGCGCGTCGTCGCACGTTGTGGCGGTGCAGCCTTCGAGCGGCCTTCAAGTCATTGATTAATGGGAGTTTCAGTCGTCAACGATCGAGCGGGCGCGGCGGTGAACCCGCGGCTAAGGCGCAAGATCCTTCGGGTGCAATAAGGGCGACCCTGTTTCGGTGCGAAATGGCGCTGAAACGTTCAACTCTCAAGCGCCCGGCCCGGTGCGGGCCATCGCGAATAAGGGCGAAACTGAAACGCCCCAGCCGCCAAAACCGTGAGAGCCTCAGCCGAGATCCAGAACCAGCTGGCGCGGTCGCTTCTGGTCAAGCTTCGCCTCGCAGTCGCCTGTCTCAGTACGCCAGCGCCCATAAACGGCTTGCAGCCCGACCAGACTTGGCGCGTCCAAGCCGTTCTTGGCGACGAGTTCGAGATATCGGGCCAACCCAGCCGTCTCGAGGATCGACCGGATGCAAGAATGGTACTTCTCATCACCCGACATTCGATCGCGCGACGCGAACAGAGCACGGGTTGCAGCTGCGGCCTGCCGTTGAAGTTCCGATAGATCACGCGTCTGAATCGCCGCCCGGATCATGGGCTCTGCCTCATGCACATGATCGAGCAGCGCCCGAGCTTCGACGCGATCGTCGGCTCGTGCGGGCGACGCAACGGAGACGAGCAGAACAGCGCACCAAGCGGCGCGTTTCATAGCCGCCCCTTTCCAACGAGTGCGAAGGCGTTCCATACGACCTGCCCAACAACATGCAAAGACACGGCTTTATCCGCCGGAAACTCTTCGCGCTCATAGCGCGGATTATCGGAGATCAGAACCACGGTTCCGTCCACTCTGATTTGAACGCGTTTGACTAGCAATTCGTCGTCCCGGCGGATCGCATAGATAAAACCGTTCATCACCTTGTCGACCGCGGTGTTGATGAGGATCAGCGCGCCGTCCGGGATGGTCGGCTCCATGCTGTCGCCGGTGATCTCGGAAAGGATGGCGTTCGAAGGCGAGACGCCCAGGCGCGTCAGCCACTCACGACGGAACGCCAGATACTCGAGGATCTCCTCGCTCGGGACCACTGCGCCCAAGCCTGCGCTGGCCCGCACATCGTAGCGCGGGACAAGGGCAAATGTGTCCAGCAGACCCTTGCCCTCCTCCGGTTCCGCAGAAATCTGCGCTCCGTCGTCTCTCACGAGCCAGTCGATGCTTTTAGCCGTCGCAGCGCTGATGGCAATTAGGTTGTCCAGCGAGGGCTTTGTACCCGCCGCGTACTGCCGGATTGATGATTCTTGAACGCCGCACAGTCGTGCGAAGGCAGCCTTATTGCCCTCGGAGAGCTGGTCGATCAGCTCGT is drawn from Methylopila sp. 73B and contains these coding sequences:
- a CDS encoding helix-turn-helix transcriptional regulator yields the protein MPFAERLNELIDQLSEGNKAAFARLCGVQESSIRQYAAGTKPSLDNLIAISAATAKSIDWLVRDDGAQISAEPEEGKGLLDTFALVPRYDVRASAGLGAVVPSEEILEYLAFRREWLTRLGVSPSNAILSEITGDSMEPTIPDGALILINTAVDKVMNGFIYAIRRDDELLVKRVQIRVDGTVVLISDNPRYEREEFPADKAVSLHVVGQVVWNAFALVGKGRL